TCTCGCGCGTCGTGAGGCGCCTCTTCAAGAGCGCGTCGGACGTCGACGCCCTGAAGGAGCGCGACCCGCGCGTCATTCACGGCCTCGTCGAGCTCTTCGCGGGCGCGGGGGCCGGGGCCTGGGCGCCCCTGCGGCAGGGCTTCGCGGACGGCTTCCGGCTGCTCGCCGCGCGCGTCCTCGCGCACGGGCTCTCGCGCGACCTGCGCGCGCGCGGCACCGGAATGCGGGTGGCCGAGTCGCCCTTCTATCGACTGAAGAGCTCCGCCGACGCGCTTCTCGAGGCGTGGGCCGCGGGCGGCGACGTGCGCGCGGCGTCCGCCGCGTTCCGAAAGAATTCGGGCGAATGCCGCAAGGAGGCGCGGGCCGTCCAGCAGGGCCTCGAGGACGCGGGCGTCAGCGTCCAGAGCGTCTTCGACCTCGAGGTCGTGGACCGTTGCCTCACGCGCATGGCCCTCATGGCCGACGTGATCGACGCGGCGCCCGGGGGCGAGACCTCGCGCGCGGCCCACCGCCTCCTCGTGCGCCTCGCGACGCTCGCGCAGCAGGACCGCTCCGTCCGGCACCTCGTGAAGTGGAACCTTCACCTCCTCGACCGCAAGATCGTCGAGCGCTCCGGCGAGACGGGCGAGCACTACGTCGCGACGGACAAGAAGGACTACCGGCACATCTGGACGGCGGCTGCGGGCGGCGGCGCGCTGACGGTCCTGACCGCCGCGATCAAGATGGTCGTGCACGAGCTCCACCTGGCGCCGTTTCCGGAGAGCTTTCTCTACGGCCTCAACTACGCCGTGAGCTTCCTCGCCCTCCAGGCGTTCGGCCTCATCCTCGCGACGAAGCAGCCCGCGATGACGGCCGCGACGCTCGCGAAGATCATCCAGTCGAGCGAGGGCGAGGACCGGCTCGAGCGCGTCGCGACGTTCTTCTCGCGTCTCACGAGCTCGCAGATCGCGGCGGCGGCCGCGAACGTCCTCGCCGTCGCCGCCGGCGCGACGCTGTTCGACGGGCTCTGGCGCCTCGCGTCGGGCCACGCGTACCTCGATCCGGAGGTCGCGGCGCACACGTTCGAGACGCTCAGCCCGCTCGACAGCGGGACGGTCTTCTTCGCCGCCCTCACGGGAGTCCTCCTCTGGATGGGAAGCGTCGCGGGCGGCTGGTTCGAGAACTGGGTCACCGTGCACCGCCTGCCCGAGGCGCTCGCGGAGAAGAAGCCGGGCGGACTCTTCTCGAGGGAGCGCCTCCAGCGCATCGGCGCCTCGCTGAGTCGAAACGCGTCGGGCTGGGGCACGAACGTCGCGCTCGGGTTCCTGCTCGGCTTCGCGCCGGCCGTCGGTCGGTTCTTCGGCATCCCGTTCGACGTCCGGCACGTGACGCTCTCGACGGGCACGCTCGCGCTCTCGGCCGCGGGCCTCGGGGAGAGGTGGCTCCTCGGCGGGTGGTTCTACCGCGCGCTCGGCGGCATCGCCGTCATGTTCGTCCTGAACCTGACGGTCGCCTTCACGCTCTCCCTCGTCAACGCGGCCCGCGCCTTCGAGATGACGAACCAGGACCTCTGGGGCGTCCTCAAGCACGTCTTCACGCACTTCCGGAAGAACCCGCTCTCGTTCGTCCTGCCGCCGAAGGCGGCGCCGGACGAGGCGTCTCCGAAGGAGGCTCCTCCGGGTCAGTAGTGGTAGCGCGCCTGCAGGAAGTCGACGCTGTCGTCGCGGACGAGATAGACGAGGCGATGTTCTTCGGTCAGCCGTCGCGACCAGGCGCCTTTGTGAAGATGGCGGAGCGGCTCGGGCTTTCCGATTCCTTTGAAGGGGTCGCGGAGGACCGCCTCGACCAGATCGAGCGCCCGCAGTGCGGTCTTCCTGTTGGTATCCACCCAGAAACGGAGATCCTCCAGGAACTCCTTGTGAAAGATGGCGACCCTTGGTCGGGTGTTCACCGAGCGCGCTTCGGGCGCGCCGGGACGAGCCCGAGCTTCTTCCGAAGAGCGTCCGGCGACGACCCCTTCAGCTTCCTCGTGGTCGCGCGGTTGAGGGCCGCGAGAAGCCGGGAGGCGTTCCTGGGCGACCGGAGAAGGTGCGCGGTCTCCTCGAGGCTTCGGAGCTCGGCGGCCGAAACGAGTGCAACGTCCTCGGCTCCGCGGCGGCGGATGATCACCGAGTAGCGGTCTTGGACGACGGCCTCACAAAGAGAGGCGAAGTGAGCGCGCGCATGGGTGTATGTCGCTTCGATCGTCATGGGTCACCTGTACAGGAGTACGGTACAGGATCGCGGGCACGAATTCAACGCAACGCGGGCGGTGCCGCGGGCCCGCCCGCGGGCGAGCCCTTCCTGTAGACGTCCTCCCAGAACGCGAGCGTTCCGTCCGTGCTCGCGAGGGCCGTCGTGTAGATGAGCCAGACGGGGACGCGCGGCTTCAGCAGGACGACCTTCGGTCGCTCCGCCTCCATCGCCGCGGCGATCGCGGGGGTGCCCCAGCCGGGCGTGCCCCTCAGCAGGAACTCCGCGAGGGCCGGCGGGTCCGAGACGCGCACGCAGCCGTGCGAGAAGTCGCGCCGGTCGCGTGAAAAGAGCGACTTCGCCGGCGTGTCGTGGAGGTAGACGGACTCGGAGTTCGGGAAGATGAACTTCACCCGCCCGAGGGCGTTGCGCGGGCCGGGCTTCTGGCGGACGCCGAGCTTCCCGGCGCGGAGCTTCTCGACGTTCTCGGGCGTCGCCGGGAGGCCGGGCTTCGAGTCATCGC
This Acidobacteriota bacterium DNA region includes the following protein-coding sequences:
- a CDS encoding Txe/YoeB family addiction module toxin, yielding MNTRPRVAIFHKEFLEDLRFWVDTNRKTALRALDLVEAVLRDPFKGIGKPEPLRHLHKGAWSRRLTEEHRLVYLVRDDSVDFLQARYHY
- a CDS encoding L,D-transpeptidase family protein, giving the protein MNIPAFQLYAWTAADRGKKATLTMPVVVGKAARTRTPVLAAEISYLVFRPYWYVPRSIVVKEMLPAYAKNPAYFDTKDLELTATSDDSKPGLPATPENVEKLRAGKLGVRQKPGPRNALGRVKFIFPNSESVYLHDTPAKSLFSRDRRDFSHGCVRVSDPPALAEFLLRGTPGWGTPAIAAAMEAERPKVVLLKPRVPVWLIYTTALASTDGTLAFWEDVYRKGSPAGGPAAPPALR
- a CDS encoding type II toxin-antitoxin system prevent-host-death family antitoxin; the protein is MTIEATYTHARAHFASLCEAVVQDRYSVIIRRRGAEDVALVSAAELRSLEETAHLLRSPRNASRLLAALNRATTRKLKGSSPDALRKKLGLVPARPKRAR